One segment of Rhodopirellula baltica SH 1 DNA contains the following:
- a CDS encoding RDD family protein yields the protein MKLKCPGCSKLLQVPDTAAGKTVKCPCGKQLRVPAPKGATPVAAATRTAPASARPAAPARRPQPVASPLGADAGLFDELTETDLAPVAVAPKPGMMPAAATGGHNPYASSLNDAADSSELATGAFASQNKRLANYLLDWVFVQVFSFGIGIVVGIVFVVMHGVDMTPEQEATMSLVSTFMGLGFFALYYILMEAVFGATLAKFITKTRVRSADGGKAGFGKILGRSLARLIPFDPLSYLFGDKRVGWHDSLSGTRVIDISKS from the coding sequence ATGAAATTGAAATGCCCGGGCTGTTCGAAGCTGCTCCAAGTTCCTGACACGGCGGCGGGTAAGACCGTGAAATGCCCCTGTGGAAAGCAACTCCGTGTGCCCGCCCCTAAAGGAGCGACTCCGGTTGCTGCCGCGACACGCACCGCCCCCGCATCGGCGAGGCCCGCAGCTCCAGCTCGCCGACCTCAACCGGTCGCCAGTCCCCTGGGTGCCGACGCGGGTCTGTTCGACGAACTCACCGAAACCGATTTGGCACCCGTCGCAGTCGCACCCAAACCAGGCATGATGCCAGCAGCAGCCACCGGTGGACACAATCCTTACGCGTCGTCCTTGAACGATGCCGCAGATTCATCGGAACTTGCCACTGGAGCCTTTGCGTCCCAGAACAAGCGGCTCGCAAACTACCTATTGGATTGGGTCTTCGTCCAAGTCTTCTCATTCGGCATCGGCATCGTCGTTGGGATCGTGTTTGTTGTCATGCACGGAGTCGACATGACTCCCGAACAAGAGGCAACGATGTCCCTCGTCTCGACATTCATGGGGCTTGGTTTCTTTGCCCTCTACTACATCCTGATGGAAGCAGTCTTTGGAGCGACACTTGCCAAATTCATTACCAAAACTCGCGTGCGATCGGCGGATGGAGGCAAAGCAGGCTTTGGGAAAATTCTTGGTCGTAGTTTGGCTCGCCTGATTCCCTTCGATCCACTTTCCTACCTTTTCGGAGACAAACGCGTCGGGTGGCACGACTCACTTTCCGGAACTCGCGTGATCGATATCAGCAAATCTTGA
- a CDS encoding PH domain-containing protein, producing MRNTAPLVYPSAVDRWLLVLLLAPIFMAIAFSAYLLNEGRADEAGTMILMAAAIAAVTGVFTIPCRYTLLDDALSIRCGLICYQVAYADITEAIPSSTWISGPAMSLKRVIVRTAKRDHILSPEERERFIEELMDRVARSMDPRESETK from the coding sequence ATGAGAAACACTGCCCCGCTCGTCTACCCATCCGCCGTCGATCGTTGGCTGCTCGTTCTGCTGCTCGCCCCGATCTTCATGGCCATCGCGTTTTCCGCGTATCTGTTGAACGAAGGCCGCGCCGATGAAGCTGGCACGATGATCCTGATGGCCGCTGCGATCGCCGCGGTGACCGGTGTATTCACGATTCCATGCCGCTACACCTTGTTGGACGATGCTCTCTCGATTCGCTGTGGACTGATCTGTTACCAAGTCGCCTACGCCGATATCACCGAAGCGATTCCCTCGTCGACTTGGATCAGCGGTCCGGCGATGTCACTGAAAAGGGTGATTGTTCGCACCGCCAAACGCGATCACATCCTTTCACCCGAAGAACGAGAACGCTTCATCGAGGAATTGATGGACCGAGTTGCCCGATCGATGGATCCACGTGAATCAGAAACCAAGTAG
- a CDS encoding DNA/RNA non-specific endonuclease produces MNRWDDSTVSSEWQRAKVRHDSRPEWESRGTIQYSFPLYSCWLPYQSSVVIGLMIGENLIQAIDTMEPVVTQNYEHSVIPDDVIAATEKRFHNIQQEFDSPLEKSRSDLLAQNGLSTIQDRLERAGVDPKLAKQASRAGAANRSLDSASMSRATISEASALERILNGNDLVDVRFLLNGASRIASVGRINFGGRGFATGFLVGPGVIMTNHHVFGSAAETRGVQVEFGFRELNRDGGLSTPTKFRFDASQLFFADRDLDVAIVAIGSRTSGSIDLDKLPVMRLLPDSDAVIMGERLNIVQHPAGEPKQVALRDNTVIAIPDETFLHYRADTKRGSSGSPVFNDEWQLVGLHHSGVPDKDDDGNWLDIFGNVATNRTPDHHIAWIANEAIQSSALVELLKDTTFRGSEQRLVDGVLEESDSEESIVQFRSPNCHNEPHCEDGNLPQRPVADGVVRVAQGRGTVRVRVPVEITVRIGEPDDHILVNNDFDVVSVERLRERFGIDRDYSNRNGYDAEFLAHKLNLPALTEDQIAAAAINRDPINGDLPYVLRFHNFSVVMNGERRLAYFTAVNIDGEKLIRIRSGDDGGSASWSEDRRIGAHEQTNNDHYRGRDNKLDRGHLVRRLDPGWGGQLRDSARGIVDTYHYVNCAPQYDTFNQSDDRGDDANGLWLGLENFALDNAEKHDVKISVFTGPVFRDSDPDFRDNGVRIPTQYWKVIAWVDESNDLKAAAFLLSQKRMLDDDPRIERMDEEAFDFRERDLFQTTVTKIEELTHLNFGPLNDARGGGESTATQVPRLLRSYKEIVLT; encoded by the coding sequence ATGAATCGTTGGGATGATTCAACAGTGAGTTCGGAATGGCAACGGGCCAAGGTACGACATGATTCTCGACCAGAATGGGAATCTCGTGGGACGATTCAATATTCATTCCCATTGTATTCCTGCTGGCTTCCGTACCAATCCAGTGTGGTTATAGGTTTAATGATAGGCGAAAATTTGATACAGGCAATCGATACAATGGAGCCAGTTGTGACTCAAAATTATGAACATTCTGTCATTCCAGACGATGTCATTGCGGCAACCGAAAAGCGATTTCATAACATCCAACAAGAGTTTGATTCCCCGCTGGAAAAGTCACGTAGTGATTTGCTTGCTCAGAACGGACTCTCAACCATTCAAGATCGGCTCGAACGAGCGGGTGTGGATCCCAAACTCGCCAAGCAAGCGTCACGAGCTGGTGCAGCAAACCGTTCGCTCGACAGTGCGTCGATGTCTCGGGCCACGATCTCGGAAGCCAGTGCGTTGGAGAGGATTCTCAACGGGAACGATTTGGTCGATGTGCGATTCTTGCTCAATGGAGCTTCGCGAATCGCGTCGGTTGGAAGAATCAATTTTGGCGGCCGTGGTTTCGCGACAGGCTTCTTGGTCGGCCCCGGCGTGATCATGACCAATCATCATGTTTTTGGGAGTGCGGCCGAGACTCGGGGAGTGCAAGTCGAGTTCGGATTCCGCGAACTCAATCGTGACGGAGGATTGAGTACGCCAACAAAATTCAGATTCGACGCAAGTCAACTTTTCTTTGCCGACAGAGATCTCGATGTTGCGATTGTCGCCATCGGATCTCGCACAAGTGGAAGTATTGACCTAGACAAACTTCCTGTCATGCGACTACTTCCAGACTCGGATGCTGTCATTATGGGAGAGCGACTCAATATTGTTCAGCATCCCGCAGGCGAGCCGAAACAAGTCGCGCTGCGCGACAACACGGTGATTGCGATTCCGGACGAGACCTTTTTGCACTATCGCGCCGATACAAAGCGTGGATCCAGTGGCTCGCCCGTATTCAACGATGAGTGGCAATTGGTCGGACTTCATCACTCTGGTGTGCCAGACAAAGACGATGACGGGAACTGGCTCGATATCTTCGGCAACGTGGCAACGAACAGAACACCGGATCACCACATCGCCTGGATTGCCAACGAGGCAATCCAAAGTTCCGCATTGGTCGAACTATTGAAAGATACGACGTTTCGCGGATCGGAACAACGTTTGGTAGATGGTGTTCTAGAGGAATCGGATTCAGAAGAGTCAATCGTTCAGTTTCGTTCGCCCAACTGCCACAATGAGCCGCACTGTGAAGACGGCAATCTGCCTCAGCGACCCGTTGCAGATGGAGTTGTTCGCGTTGCCCAAGGCAGGGGCACAGTTCGTGTCAGGGTTCCCGTGGAGATCACTGTAAGAATTGGCGAGCCGGACGACCACATTCTAGTCAACAATGACTTCGACGTTGTGTCGGTTGAACGTTTGCGCGAACGATTTGGAATTGATCGCGATTACTCCAATCGCAACGGCTACGACGCGGAGTTTCTTGCTCATAAGCTTAACCTGCCGGCGTTGACCGAAGATCAGATTGCAGCGGCGGCGATCAATCGCGATCCGATCAATGGCGACTTGCCATACGTGTTACGATTTCACAACTTCAGCGTTGTGATGAACGGAGAGCGACGCCTAGCGTACTTCACAGCGGTCAATATTGACGGCGAAAAACTGATTCGCATTCGTAGCGGGGACGATGGCGGCAGTGCGAGTTGGAGCGAAGATCGACGCATTGGTGCACACGAACAGACCAACAATGACCATTACCGTGGCCGCGACAACAAGCTGGATCGCGGGCACTTGGTCCGGCGGCTTGATCCGGGTTGGGGTGGGCAACTACGCGATTCGGCTCGGGGTATCGTTGACACTTACCACTATGTGAACTGTGCTCCCCAATACGACACGTTCAACCAATCCGATGATCGCGGTGATGACGCAAATGGATTGTGGTTAGGCCTGGAAAACTTCGCTCTCGACAATGCCGAGAAGCATGATGTGAAGATCAGCGTCTTTACTGGGCCTGTATTTCGTGATTCCGATCCCGACTTCCGAGACAATGGAGTTCGCATTCCGACTCAGTATTGGAAAGTCATCGCATGGGTGGACGAGAGTAATGACCTGAAGGCTGCGGCGTTCCTATTGAGCCAAAAACGAATGCTCGATGACGACCCGCGTATTGAGCGCATGGACGAAGAAGCGTTTGACTTCCGCGAGCGAGACTTGTTTCAAACTACCGTCACCAAGATCGAAGAACTGACTCATCTGAATTTTGGTCCCTTGAACGACGCCAGGGGTGGTGGTGAGTCGACTGCCACACAGGTGCCGCGTCTGCTCCGTTCATACAAAGAGATTGTCCTCACCTAG
- a CDS encoding sigma-70 family RNA polymerase sigma factor yields MTDRSHPAANRPTAESAEEHFVQLVTEYQPRIGAYIQSLMGDANRAADVLQETNLVLWRRKADYQIGKPFLPWAFGIARLQVLSNLRDKRRAPSLLDADVAELVSTEVETEAERLHEIQSALSECLNSLPEKRRQMIQDRYFESQTIDQIANAMSQGSSNVRVTLMRVRRQLAECIERRLATGGAS; encoded by the coding sequence ATGACCGATCGTTCCCATCCTGCCGCAAACCGCCCGACCGCTGAATCAGCGGAGGAGCACTTTGTGCAACTGGTGACGGAATATCAGCCTCGGATTGGTGCCTACATCCAATCGTTGATGGGGGACGCGAACCGAGCCGCGGACGTGTTGCAGGAAACCAATTTGGTGCTCTGGCGACGCAAAGCGGACTATCAAATCGGCAAGCCGTTTTTGCCTTGGGCGTTCGGAATCGCTCGGTTGCAGGTGCTTTCGAATCTGCGCGACAAACGCCGAGCCCCGTCGCTGCTCGACGCCGACGTTGCGGAATTGGTTTCGACGGAAGTTGAGACGGAGGCGGAACGTTTGCACGAAATCCAGTCCGCTCTTTCGGAATGTTTGAATTCGTTGCCGGAAAAGCGTCGGCAAATGATCCAGGATCGTTACTTCGAATCACAAACCATCGATCAAATCGCCAACGCCATGAGTCAGGGAAGCTCGAACGTCCGCGTGACGTTGATGCGAGTCCGCCGGCAGTTGGCTGAATGCATTGAACGTCGCTTGGCAACCGGAGGTGCCTCTTGA
- the hrpA gene encoding ATP-dependent RNA helicase HrpA encodes MNQKPSSPLKPHSPSLPSDAELPPVDLASTDPGPSDDGVAGTNRPVGATGPADPPIKIEYPSDLPITAHRDAIVDLLAENQVLVVCGETGSGKSTQLPKMLLDAGLGEHGMIGHTQPRRLAARSIATRLAEETETKLGGAIGYQVRFGDQTSDRTKIKLMTDGILLAETRIDRELRNYSAIIIDEAHERSLNIDFLMGYLRQLIDRRPELKVIITSATIDAERFAEHFGTYSEEAASDPENESNVIPAPILQVEGRGYPVELRYFPWEDIAGEDAEIDGRHYDLSRHVIGGLDSLSRDGSGDTLVFLPTERDIREVSHHVAGHYKRMGLTNRVELLPLYARLPQSQQQAIFHPSGNKRRIIFATNVAESSLTVPGIRYVIDSGTARISRYSARTKVQRLPVEAISRASANQRSGRCGRVGPGICVRLYSAEDFETRDAFTTPEIRRTNLASVVLQSKTLRLGRLEEFPLIDPPRAEAIREGMRTLHELGAIDEDKELTEIGWQLGRLPVDPRVGRILIAAKEMGVLPEVLPIAAAMENPDPRDRPPEKRAAADEAHAAFKDPESDFLSLLRLWRFYDTMRSDHSRGKLTRILRKNFLSPTRMREWSDVYRQLKEMSASIGENKRRSKNKSLTSRGSVGKIRYAELDPAKADQEQPVVDSDKYALIHQALMTGLLSGIAMAGDKNEYTGAGGLKLFLWPGSGIFEAKPKWIVAAELVETAKQYARTCARIQPGWIEAVAPHLLKASYSDPHWSRKSGGAFCYQRQSLFGLPVVVRRRVPLAPIDPATSRDLLIRHGLVENELPTTAKFVRHNRRLIESIEKLAAKTRRRDLVVDDYSLLSFYASRLPEDVCDRPRLEKFDRQNPAPAWASKLNDDVALAAWLADPPATDSDDEHSETTPYLRPQDILSVDSVAIAADAYPDEFAAGSSRLPLQYHFRPGAEDDGVHLTIHEAALPQVSDDALGWLVPGLLEPKVIAMIKSLPKRLRRNLVPAADVAARVVAEISDKRGQVPFMPTLCEALTRHAEVRVVESDFQDEKLEPHLQFLVNVVDDTGNVIEKTRGVDAVKAKLGSRIIDDSEVAAAASGPEADWSREKMTSFDLDVLPREVVRKRGGVQVAQYPGLVDQGDSVSTKLFSDEATAENATRLGMMRLFAIACRKDLRAQVRHLPALAEAKIKLAPIVSSAVIETALADLIARVALVESQPGRKMPVVRKRAEFDERIQMAPQRIGEATQDIAGWLGKLTDAYHSMRCQWEESSSPKMNDVRADVMQQIEWLVADQFIQWTPWQHLQHLPRYLSAIAYRLDKASSAASRDAEGRQLIDRLWQRWLSGLPEDRRDPKSQCTSEFRWLIEELRVSQFAQPLGTAVKVSEKRCEKLLS; translated from the coding sequence GTGAATCAGAAACCAAGTAGCCCGCTGAAACCGCACAGTCCCTCCCTGCCCAGCGACGCCGAACTTCCACCGGTCGATCTCGCATCAACGGATCCTGGACCGAGCGACGATGGAGTTGCTGGCACCAATCGCCCAGTCGGAGCAACCGGTCCGGCCGATCCGCCGATCAAAATCGAATACCCGAGCGATTTGCCGATCACGGCCCATCGCGACGCGATTGTGGATCTGCTCGCCGAAAACCAGGTCCTGGTCGTGTGCGGCGAAACGGGCAGCGGCAAAAGCACGCAGCTTCCCAAGATGCTGCTCGATGCCGGTTTGGGTGAGCACGGCATGATCGGTCACACCCAACCCCGACGTTTAGCCGCTCGCAGCATCGCGACTCGGTTGGCGGAGGAAACCGAAACCAAGCTCGGTGGAGCGATCGGTTATCAAGTTCGCTTTGGAGATCAAACCAGCGATCGCACCAAGATCAAATTGATGACCGACGGGATTCTGCTGGCGGAAACTCGAATAGATCGCGAGCTTCGCAACTACAGCGCGATCATCATCGACGAAGCCCACGAGCGTTCGCTCAACATTGATTTCTTGATGGGCTACCTTCGGCAACTGATCGACCGCCGACCTGAACTGAAAGTCATCATCACATCGGCGACGATCGACGCTGAACGTTTTGCCGAACACTTTGGCACCTATTCCGAAGAAGCCGCCAGCGATCCGGAAAACGAATCGAACGTCATTCCGGCTCCGATTCTGCAAGTCGAAGGCCGCGGTTACCCAGTCGAACTGCGTTACTTTCCCTGGGAAGACATCGCCGGCGAAGACGCTGAGATCGACGGTCGTCATTACGATCTTTCGCGACACGTGATCGGCGGTCTCGATTCGCTCTCGCGAGACGGCAGCGGCGACACGCTGGTGTTCCTGCCCACCGAACGCGACATTCGCGAAGTCAGCCACCACGTCGCGGGCCACTACAAACGGATGGGGCTGACCAACCGAGTCGAACTGTTGCCGCTGTATGCCCGGCTGCCTCAATCACAACAACAAGCGATCTTTCACCCCAGCGGCAACAAACGCCGGATCATTTTTGCAACCAACGTCGCGGAGTCATCGCTGACGGTTCCCGGGATCCGTTACGTGATCGATTCGGGAACGGCTCGTATCAGTCGCTACAGTGCGCGAACGAAGGTCCAGCGTTTACCTGTCGAAGCGATCAGCCGCGCCAGTGCCAACCAGCGTTCGGGCCGTTGCGGACGGGTCGGCCCCGGCATCTGCGTGCGACTCTACAGCGCCGAAGACTTTGAAACTCGCGACGCGTTCACGACTCCCGAGATCCGACGAACGAACCTCGCCAGCGTTGTGCTGCAGAGCAAAACGTTGCGTCTTGGTCGCCTGGAAGAGTTCCCGCTGATCGATCCACCCCGTGCCGAAGCCATCCGCGAAGGCATGCGAACGCTGCACGAACTGGGGGCCATCGACGAAGACAAAGAACTCACGGAGATCGGCTGGCAACTCGGTCGCCTGCCCGTTGACCCGCGAGTCGGCCGCATCCTGATCGCTGCGAAAGAAATGGGCGTGCTGCCGGAAGTCCTTCCGATCGCCGCCGCGATGGAAAATCCCGATCCGCGTGATCGTCCGCCTGAGAAGCGTGCCGCCGCTGACGAAGCTCATGCGGCGTTCAAAGATCCTGAAAGTGACTTCCTTTCGCTGCTACGACTTTGGCGTTTCTACGACACGATGCGTAGCGATCACAGCCGTGGAAAGCTCACGCGGATCCTTCGCAAGAACTTTTTGTCACCCACGCGAATGCGAGAGTGGTCGGACGTCTATCGACAACTCAAAGAGATGTCGGCATCGATCGGCGAAAACAAACGTCGATCCAAAAACAAATCGTTGACGTCCCGCGGATCCGTCGGAAAGATTCGCTACGCTGAGCTCGATCCAGCCAAAGCCGACCAAGAACAACCGGTCGTTGATTCGGACAAGTACGCTCTGATTCATCAGGCATTGATGACCGGCTTGCTGTCCGGGATCGCCATGGCCGGCGACAAGAACGAGTACACCGGTGCGGGCGGACTGAAGTTGTTCCTGTGGCCCGGCAGTGGCATCTTCGAAGCCAAACCCAAATGGATCGTCGCCGCGGAATTGGTCGAAACGGCCAAGCAATACGCTCGCACGTGTGCAAGGATCCAACCTGGATGGATCGAGGCGGTTGCGCCGCACTTGCTGAAGGCTTCCTACAGCGATCCACATTGGAGTCGCAAAAGTGGCGGTGCGTTCTGCTACCAGCGTCAATCGTTGTTCGGTTTGCCTGTCGTCGTCCGCCGGCGAGTCCCCCTGGCGCCCATCGATCCAGCAACCTCGCGGGATTTGTTGATTCGCCACGGATTGGTCGAAAACGAATTGCCGACGACGGCGAAGTTTGTACGGCACAACCGACGCTTGATCGAATCAATCGAAAAACTCGCCGCGAAAACCCGTCGACGCGACTTGGTGGTTGACGATTATTCCCTGTTGTCGTTTTACGCGTCGCGTTTGCCCGAGGACGTTTGCGATCGACCGAGGCTGGAAAAGTTTGACCGTCAAAACCCAGCACCAGCCTGGGCATCCAAGCTGAACGACGACGTCGCGCTGGCGGCCTGGTTGGCCGATCCTCCCGCCACGGATTCCGATGACGAGCATTCCGAAACGACGCCCTATCTGCGTCCACAAGACATCCTGTCCGTCGATTCCGTCGCGATCGCCGCTGACGCTTACCCCGATGAGTTCGCCGCCGGTTCGTCACGTTTGCCGCTTCAATATCACTTTCGTCCAGGAGCCGAGGACGACGGGGTTCACCTGACCATCCACGAAGCCGCGCTCCCGCAAGTCAGCGACGACGCGCTGGGATGGTTGGTTCCCGGACTGTTGGAACCCAAGGTCATCGCGATGATCAAATCGTTGCCCAAACGGTTGCGTCGCAACTTGGTTCCCGCCGCCGATGTCGCTGCCAGAGTGGTCGCCGAAATTTCTGACAAACGAGGGCAAGTCCCGTTCATGCCAACGCTATGCGAAGCGTTGACGCGTCACGCGGAAGTCCGAGTGGTTGAGTCCGATTTCCAAGACGAAAAACTTGAGCCTCATCTGCAGTTCCTCGTCAACGTCGTCGACGACACCGGCAACGTCATCGAGAAGACTCGTGGGGTCGACGCGGTCAAAGCCAAGCTTGGTTCACGAATCATCGACGACTCTGAAGTCGCCGCGGCGGCCAGCGGTCCGGAAGCGGATTGGTCACGCGAGAAGATGACATCGTTCGATCTGGACGTGCTGCCTCGCGAGGTCGTCCGCAAACGCGGCGGCGTGCAAGTCGCGCAGTACCCCGGACTGGTCGATCAAGGCGACTCGGTGTCCACCAAATTGTTCTCCGACGAAGCGACCGCCGAAAACGCCACGCGTCTGGGCATGATGCGACTCTTTGCAATCGCTTGCCGCAAAGACCTGCGAGCCCAGGTTCGCCACTTGCCCGCCCTCGCCGAAGCCAAAATCAAATTGGCACCGATTGTCTCCTCAGCCGTGATTGAAACGGCGCTCGCGGATCTGATCGCTCGCGTGGCTTTGGTCGAAAGTCAACCGGGGCGGAAGATGCCGGTGGTTCGAAAGCGAGCCGAGTTTGACGAACGCATCCAAATGGCACCCCAGCGAATCGGAGAAGCCACGCAAGACATCGCTGGATGGCTGGGCAAATTGACCGACGCGTACCACTCCATGCGTTGCCAATGGGAAGAATCCAGTTCCCCCAAAATGAACGACGTTCGAGCCGATGTCATGCAACAAATCGAATGGCTCGTCGCGGATCAATTCATTCAGTGGACACCATGGCAACACCTTCAGCATCTGCCCCGATACTTGAGTGCGATCGCCTACCGTTTGGACAAAGCGTCCAGCGCAGCATCACGAGATGCGGAGGGACGGCAGTTGATCGATCGGTTGTGGCAACGTTGGTTGAGTGGTTTGCCGGAAGACCGCCGGGACCCGAAATCACAATGCACCAGCGAATTTCGCTGGTTGATCGAGGAACTTCGAGTCAGCCAATTCGCTCAGCCACTCGGCACGGCGGTGAAAGTCTCCGAGAAACGCTGCGAAAAGCTGTTAAGCTGA
- a CDS encoding carbonic anhydrase family protein, with the protein MNNQQQSPIHIKSPVVTKYARPLKIRWSKHLDGTLKPHHGKVQVVFSGDKKERISFDGRDFHIVQFHFHHKSEHWIEDKQFQMELHIVHQNCDPDDGKLAVLGIMIEADNSAKTVPGLIELMETMAKDDARKFMDFKTNPHEWLPPNTQHFYRYEGSLTTPEYDEIVSWIVLREPLKLPSKEINKLIRFAAEPARLPQPLNRRFVLSNFS; encoded by the coding sequence ATGAACAACCAACAACAATCGCCGATTCACATCAAATCACCAGTCGTTACCAAGTACGCCAGGCCATTGAAGATTCGATGGTCAAAGCACCTCGACGGAACACTCAAGCCGCATCACGGTAAGGTGCAAGTCGTGTTTAGCGGTGACAAGAAAGAGCGAATTTCGTTTGATGGGCGTGACTTTCACATTGTGCAGTTTCACTTCCATCACAAGAGTGAGCACTGGATCGAGGACAAACAGTTCCAGATGGAACTTCACATCGTTCATCAGAATTGCGATCCGGATGATGGTAAGCTCGCGGTCCTAGGAATCATGATCGAGGCTGACAATTCGGCAAAGACTGTGCCGGGTTTGATTGAACTGATGGAAACGATGGCGAAGGACGACGCCCGCAAATTCATGGACTTCAAGACAAATCCTCATGAATGGCTTCCACCAAATACCCAGCACTTCTACCGGTACGAGGGATCCCTCACGACGCCCGAGTATGACGAAATCGTAAGTTGGATCGTTTTGAGAGAACCGTTGAAGCTCCCCAGCAAAGAGATTAATAAGCTGATCCGTTTCGCCGCCGAGCCGGCCAGACTTCCGCAGCCGCTTAACCGAAGGTTTGTCCTCTCGAACTTCTCGTAG
- a CDS encoding TVP38/TMEM64 family protein, with product MSPADPAEDQPTGKSQPLWKRIFRVALPIVLLVGCWFAFQTSGEDLRAMHQRLGWIAPVVTVPLHAVIAAAPVPSDVIVIANGGLYPYPFAVLLGWLGWFLGSTLEFLTIRLLTGVESAEDARRKMPTWLSRWPAGSPWFLVLGRQIPGVGAHLTAGVAAAGGVSLKRYLLWTAVAIVPGALLLSAIGAHLLGSV from the coding sequence ATGTCGCCCGCCGATCCCGCCGAAGACCAACCCACCGGCAAAAGCCAACCTCTCTGGAAACGCATTTTTCGCGTGGCGTTGCCCATCGTTTTGCTGGTCGGATGCTGGTTCGCGTTCCAAACCAGTGGCGAAGACCTGCGAGCAATGCACCAACGTCTGGGCTGGATCGCACCGGTCGTCACGGTGCCACTGCATGCCGTGATTGCTGCCGCCCCGGTTCCCTCCGACGTGATCGTGATTGCCAACGGAGGCCTGTACCCCTATCCATTCGCAGTTCTGCTTGGGTGGCTGGGCTGGTTTCTCGGCTCGACGCTGGAGTTCCTCACCATCCGTTTGCTCACAGGCGTCGAGTCCGCGGAAGATGCCCGCCGCAAAATGCCAACATGGTTATCCCGTTGGCCCGCCGGCAGCCCTTGGTTCTTGGTTCTCGGCCGGCAAATCCCAGGCGTGGGTGCTCACCTGACCGCCGGAGTCGCTGCGGCAGGCGGAGTCTCCCTGAAGCGATACTTGCTGTGGACCGCGGTCGCCATCGTCCCCGGCGCACTTCTGCTGTCCGCCATCGGTGCACACCTGCTCGGCAGCGTTTAG
- a CDS encoding trypsin-like serine peptidase: protein MTVAHNLYETNCAQFSSNIVFVPGFGSDQPTALYSVVSYRFPSAYPEIPSSNNDVAICILDRDFDADVGFIEPLTHQVVGGDRLLALGYPSNHSLQNMWQCDGEFVTELSDPEDRIAMSSDFRGGSIGGPWALHVGETWRARGHQVGPYPGQAGDIQGSTYYGDQVVELLEWAGSILRTV, encoded by the coding sequence ATGACAGTCGCACACAATTTGTACGAGACGAACTGCGCTCAGTTCTCAAGCAACATTGTCTTTGTCCCTGGATTTGGGTCTGATCAACCAACCGCTCTCTATTCCGTTGTCAGCTACAGGTTTCCTTCCGCCTATCCGGAAATCCCAAGTTCAAACAACGACGTCGCGATTTGTATCTTGGATCGAGATTTTGACGCTGATGTAGGCTTCATCGAACCATTGACGCACCAAGTCGTAGGTGGAGATCGGCTGCTTGCGCTGGGCTATCCTTCCAATCACAGCCTTCAAAACATGTGGCAATGCGATGGTGAGTTCGTGACGGAGTTGTCAGATCCGGAAGACCGAATCGCAATGAGCTCTGATTTTCGCGGTGGATCCATTGGCGGGCCTTGGGCGCTGCACGTGGGCGAAACATGGCGAGCCAGAGGTCACCAGGTTGGTCCCTACCCAGGCCAAGCAGGAGACATTCAAGGCTCGACTTACTACGGAGACCAAGTCGTTGAATTGCTGGAATGGGCGGGTTCGATTCTTCGCACAGTTTAG